In Motacilla alba alba isolate MOTALB_02 chromosome 21, Motacilla_alba_V1.0_pri, whole genome shotgun sequence, the following are encoded in one genomic region:
- the CROCC gene encoding rootletin isoform X3, producing MFPQIQLDASGSQPEEESSNELENALIRLEEEQQRSSSLVQVNSMLREQLEQANVANAALSEDIRKLTADWARARDELEQREAEWRREEESFNTYFSNEHSRLLTLWRQLVAFRRHFGEMKATTERDLSELGHEVSRTGRAAHAACLHLAANLRLAESQAGAARERQELRLEQLQEQLAARARDAELEKATLAARLEELTAALERCRSEDEEKERAVEALTLQLRELEAARAREPTPEQVQALRSELELLRRTLHEVTQAVLADDPEPPVPAVSLPCPPVSPPCPAVSPLRSLSASAAAAAVHAALSRRQLQLQEARSQVEAGREAAGSLRRELGMLEQRLEQLGAEAGSCRRAQEEAQREVLQLRAQAEGLRRELCHAEAALAEEQQRAGALQQEREQLRRRSEGLQDSRDQAARDAQAAHEQLEHSQQQVQELEAQRAQAQRELLEAREELSRALLEAELARGEQEVLAEALGKAQGSCGELAEARRAAEAEESRLRDALAKTSELAAGLARDKAELGRRLERLEQERERGRLRSRELCRELALLRARLESGPRPGSERRSPERPRENPRDDGRELREELRELRGLHERLRHSLGQAVQEQSAAGEALARARAEQERLRAEQERLGRTQAALAQDGAGLAVQLAAAQRQERHRHREAAGLRSEKEGLENTVCQLQQELAQLQARNQQLEAQGRTLTQAKEALEAELGVARRERAQELRERRQAVAVAEAAAVTAALQSARDAHREQLEHLQREKEELEAERGRLVQEHEELVAELAATRQQRQSEKQQALALQEEERVALAGTLAGLQRSLDEATAEVEQRRREVTGHQEKEQALAAELRSLRARAEEAALGHEREARALREQAAAAAKQRDSALREAEEARAQLRAGAEARAAARQELLEAQRDARDSREGRDTERRRAQEARRALGDAAREKEALQRSNEELRAALRRAEGERISLKRSGEDKEQRLALLEAARAAAEREVSELRAALRGLERARLESRRELQELRRQVKELDSENSRRGRELGELQARVALEEQREQRSRREASGLRQKVAESEAGTEAARKELQQLQQRLAAAEQEFRRREQELSRSLEEARGNEKKLLADARNLQLKVEAARAEVAELGLRLSAAQGRAQGLEAELARGEEQRRATESRLGGLQATLRRTVAVARAKGGGPEGPGSPGSFPDPEADPEALRAALREFLQELQDAQREREELRGRLGSLGRRLAEAEAERDSAGARAQRLQKLLDESEQGRRELSGARASLLLQDESLRRSQRECRGLRERLSALESGMRAAERERRAGREKLGELEEARQRLEVCESRSARLELQRRALEAELGRARRALAERDAEAREARERAEQLRTQLAQAESRSGPFPVPPGGGSKGEAPDRSLLHERLLQLQNALAAGETDRRLLQEGLEEARRALAEARREKGMLREQLREQRELGMLREPGMFREPGMLRDLGMLQEPGMPPEQGMPLEPSQDRQQEERDPPGGAGSARLPAGPDPPAGPDPPAGSAEQELEEARKRIQVLRAQVSALELRARPLPEAPVELQRELERLRLGRGGLEEQIALLKEQELQRHPTGT from the exons ATGTTCCCACAGATCCAGCTGGATGCCAGCGGCTCCCAGCCCGAGGAGGAGAGCAGCAACGAGCTGGAGAACGCCCTGATCcggctggaggaggagcagcagag gagcagcagcctggtgcaGGTGAACTCCATGCTGCGGGAGCAGCTGGAACAGGCCAACGTGGCCAACGCGGCGCTGAGCGAGGACATCCGGAAGCTCACGGCGGACTGGGCACGGGCCCGGGACGAGCTGGAGCAGCGGGAGGCGGAGTGGAGGCGCGAGGAGGAG TCCTTCAACACCTACTTCAGCAACGAGCACAGCCGGCTCCTGACCCTCTGGCGGCAGCTGGTGGCCTTCAGGCGCCACTTCGGGGAGATGAAGGCCACCACCGAGAG GGACCTGTCGGAGCTGGGCCACGAGGTGTCGCGGACGGGCCGCGCCGCCCACGCCGCCTGCCTGCACCTGGCCGCCAACCTGCGGCTGGCCGAGAGCCAGGCGGGCGCGGCCCGCGAGCGGCAGGAGCTgcgcctggagcagctgcaggaacagctggcGGCGCGGGCACGGGACGCGGAGCTGGAGAAAGCCACCCTGGCAGCCAG gctggaggagctgacGGCAGCCCTGGAGCGGTGCCGGAGCGAGGACGAGGAGAAGGAGCGGGCGGTGGAAGCGCTGACCCTGCAGCTGCGGGAGCTG GAGGCCGCGCGTGCCCGGGAGCCGACGCCGGAGCAGGTGCAGGCCCTGCGCTccgagctggagctgctgcgcCGGACGCTGCACGAGGTCACCCAG GCGGTGCTGGCAGATGACCCCGAGCCCCCCGTGCCCGCCGTGTCCCTCCCGTGTCCTCCCGTGTCCCCTCCGTGTCCCGCCGTGTCCCCTCTCCGCAGCCTCTCtgccagcgccgccgccgccgccgtccATGCGGCCCTGAGCCGGcgccagctccagctgcag GAGGCCCGGAGCCAGGTGGAGGCGGGCCGGGAGGCGGCCGGGAGCCTGCGGcgggagctgggaatgctggagcagcggctggagcagctgggagccgAGGCCGGGAGCTGCCGGCGGGCGCAGGAGGAGGCCCAGCGGGAGGTGCTTCAGCTGCGGGCCCAGGCTGAGGGGCTGCGCAG GGAGCTGTGCCACGCGGAGGCGGCGCTGGCGGAGGAGCAGCAGCGTGCGggggccctgcagcaggagcggGAGCAGCTGCGGCGCCGCAGCGAGGGGCTGCAGGACTCTCGGGACCAGGCTGCCCGCGACGCCCAGGCCGCCCAcgagcagctggagcacag ccagcagcaggtgcaggagctggaggcacaGCGGGCGCAGGCGCAgcgggagctgctggaggcacgGGAGGAGCTGAGCCGGGCGCTGCTGGAGGCGGAGCTGGCCCggggggagcaggaggtgctggcagaggcCCTGGGCAAG GCGCAGGGCAGCTGCGGGGAGCTGGCGGAGGCCCGGCGGGCGGCGGAGGCGGAGGAGTCGCGGCTGCGGGACGCGCTGGCCAAGACCAGCGAGCTGGCGGCCGGGCTGGCCCGGGACAAGGCGGAGCTGGGCCGGCGGCTGGAGCGGCTGGAGcaggagcgggagcggggccggctgCGCAGCCGGGAGCTGTGCCGGGAGCTGGCGCTGCTGCGGGCACGGCTGGAGAgcggcccccgccccggcagCGAGCGGCGGAGCCCGGAGCGGCCACGGGAGAACCCCCGGGACGACGGGCGGGAGCTGCGGGAGGAGCTGCGGGAGCTGCGCGGGCTCCACGAGCGGCTGCGCCACAGCCTGGGCCAG GCGGTGCAGGAGCAGAGCGCGGCGGGCGAGGCGCTGGCGCGGGCGCGGGCGGAGCAGGAGCGGCTCCGGGCGGAGCAGGAGCGGCTGGGCCGGACCCAGGCGGCGCTGGCCCAGGACGGGGCCGGACTGGCCGTGCAGCTCGCGGCTGCCCAGCGCCAGGAGCGGCACCGCCACCGCGAGGCCGCCGGCCTCAG GTCGGAgaaggaggggctggagaacaccgtgtgccagctgcagcaggagctggcccagCTTCAGGCCCGCAATCAGCAGCTGGAGGCCCAAGGCCGGACACTGACCCAGGCCAAGGAGGCGCTGGAGG cgGAGCTGGGCGtggcgcggcgggagcgggcgCAGGAGCTGCGGGAGCGGCGCCAGGCGGTGGCGGTGGCCGAGGCGGCCGCGGTGACAGCGGCGCTGCAGAGCGCCCGCGACGCCCACCGCGAGCAACTCGAGCACCTCCAGCGCGAGAAG gaggagctggaggccGAGCGGGGCCGGCTGGTGCAGGAGCACGAGGAGCTGGTGGCCGAGCTGGCGGCAACGCGGCAGCAGCGCCAGAGCGAGAAGCAGCAG GCTCTGGCGCTGCAGGAGGAAGAGCGGGTGGCCCTGGCGGGGACACTGGCGGGGCTCCAGCGGAGCCTGGACGAGGCCACGGCCGAGGTGGAGCAGCGGCGGCGAGAGGTCACGGGCCaccaggagaaggagcag GCCTTGGCCGCGGAGCTGCGCTCGCTGCGGGCGCGGGCGGAGGAGGCGGCGCTGGGCCACGAGCGGGAGGCGAGGGCGCTCCGGGAGcaagcggcggcggcggccaagCAGCGGGACAGCGCCCTGCGGGAG GCGGAGGAGGCGCGGGCGCAGCTGCGGGCCGGGGCCgaggcgcgggcggcggcgcggcaggagctgctggaggcgCAGCGAGACGCCCGGGACAGCCGCGAGGGTCGCGACAccgagcggcggcgggcgcaGGAGGCGCGGCGGGCGCTGGGCGACGCGGCCCGGGAGAAGGAGGCGCTGCAGCGCTCCAACGAGGAGCTGCGGGCGGCCCTGCGGCGCGCCGAGGGGGAGCGCATCAG CCTGAAGCGCTCCGGGGAGGACAAGGAGCAGCGGCTGGCGCTGCTGgaggcggcgcgggcggcggccgAGCGGGAGGTGTCGGAGCTGCGGGCGGCGCTGCGGGGGCTGGAGCGCGCCCGCCTGGAGAGCCgccgggagctgcaggagctgcgcCGCCAG GTGAAGGAGCTGGACAGCGAGAAcagccggcggggccgggagctgggggagctgcaggcgCGGGTGGCCCTGGaggagcagcgggagcagcgCAGCCGCCGCGAGGCCTCCGGCCTCAGGCAGAAGGTGGCCGAGAGCGAGGCCGGCACCGAGGCTGCCAGGAAGGAG ctgcagcagctgcagcagcgccTGGCGGCGGCGGAGCAGGAGTTCCGGCGGcgggagcaggagctgtcccGCAGCCTGGAGGAGGCGCGGGGCAATGAGAAGAAGCTGCTGGCGGACGCGCGGAACCTGCAGCTCAAGGTGGAAGCGGCGCGGGCCGAGGTGGCCGAGCTGGGGCTGCGGCTGAGCGCGGCGCAGGGCCGGGCCCAGGGGCTGGAGGCGGAGCTGGCCCGCGGCGAGGAGCAGCGCAGGGCCACCGAGTCCCGCCTGGGCGGCCTCCAGGCCACCCTGCGCCGCACTGTGGCCGTGGCCAGGGCCAAGG GCGGGGGCCCGGAGgggccgggcagccccggctcgTTCCCGGATCCCGAGGCCGATCCCGAGGCGCTGCGGGCGGCGCTGCgggaattcctgcaggagctgcaggacgCGCAGCGGGAGCGG GAGGAGCTCCGGGGGcggctgggcagcctgggccGGCGCCTGGCGGAGGCGGAGGCGGAGCGGGACAGCGCCGGAGCCCGCGCGCAGCgcctgcagaagctgctggacGAGAGCGAGCAAG GGCGGCGGGAGCTGAGCGGGGCCCGCGcctcgctgctgctgcaggacgaGAGCCTGCGGCGCTCGCAGCGGGAATGCCGCGGGCTGCGGGAGCGCCTGAGCGCCCTGGAGAGCGGCATGCGAGCCGCCGAGAGGGAGCGGCGGGCAGGACGG GAGAAGCTGGGCGAGCTGGAGGAGGCCCGGCAGAGGCTGGAGGTGTGCGAGAGCCGCAGCGCCCGGCTGGAGCTGCAGCGGCGGGCGCTGGAGGCCGAGCTgggccgggcgcggcgggcgctggCCGAGCGGGACGCGGAGGCGCGGGAGGCGCGGGAGCGAGCGGAGCAGCTCCGCACGCAG ctggctcaggccGAGTCCCGCTCGGGGCCGTTCCCGGTGCCGCCGGGGGGCGGCTCCAAGGGGGAGGCTCCGGACCGGTCCCTGCTCCACGAgcggctcctgcagctccagaacGCGCTGGCCGCCGGCGAGACGGACCGGAGGCTGCTCCAG gaggggctggaggaggcgCGGCGGGCGCTGGCGGAGGCACGGCGGGAGAAGGGAATGCTGCGGGAGCAGCTGCGGGAGCAGcgggagctgggaatgctccgGGAGCCGGGAATGTTCCGGGAGCCAGGAATGCTGCGGGATCTGGGAATGCTTCAGGAGCCGGGAATGCCACCGGAACAGGGAATGCCGCTGGAGCCCTCCCAGGACCGACAGCAGGAG GAGCGGGACCCTCCCGGCGGGGCCGGATCCGCGCGGCTCCCGGCGGGGCCGGATCCCCCGGCAGGGCCGGATCCCCCCGCGGGCTCGGccgagcaggagctggaggaggctcGGAAACGCATCCAGGTGCTGCGG GCGCAGGTGTCGGCGCTGGAGCTCCGGGCCCGGCCGCTCCCTGAGGCGCCCGTGGAGCTGCAGCGGGAGCTGGAGCGGCTCCGGCTCGGCCGCGGCGGCTTGGAGGAGCAG atcgcgctgctgaaggagcaggagctgcagcgACATCCCACCGGAACTTag